A DNA window from Streptomyces canus contains the following coding sequences:
- a CDS encoding LacI family DNA-binding transcriptional regulator → MNHLQLRPPTMADVARLAGVSHQTVSRVLGDHPNVRDETRAKVLHAIEEMGYRRNSSARALVTRRTRTLGVVSSNTTLYGPASTLFALEEAARAQGYTVSTVSLRKLVVETLSEALDHLSEGGVEGVIALAPQRSAAEALAELRRPFPVVAVGTGSGAEIPSVNVDQQLGARLATGHLLAAGHRTVWHLAGPEDWQEAVDRTVGWRAALEAAGIEPPVPLRGDWSPLSGYRAGQELAGWVGRGLTAVFVANDQMALGVLRALREAGVRTPEDVAVVGFDDIPESEFFAPPLTTVRQDFAAVGKRSISLLLDLIEGRSTSGAQGVFIEPQLVVRASTFPHVPPPADGSD, encoded by the coding sequence GTGAACCACCTGCAGCTTCGGCCGCCCACCATGGCCGACGTGGCCCGTCTGGCCGGGGTGTCCCACCAGACGGTCTCCCGTGTCCTGGGGGATCACCCCAACGTGCGGGACGAGACGCGGGCCAAGGTGCTGCACGCGATCGAGGAGATGGGCTACCGCCGCAACTCCTCTGCGCGGGCCTTGGTGACCAGACGCACCCGGACCCTGGGCGTGGTCTCGTCCAACACCACGCTCTACGGGCCGGCCAGCACGCTGTTCGCGCTGGAGGAGGCGGCGCGTGCCCAGGGGTACACCGTCTCGACGGTCAGTCTGCGCAAGCTCGTGGTGGAGACGCTGTCCGAAGCCCTGGACCACCTCAGCGAGGGTGGGGTGGAGGGGGTCATCGCCCTCGCCCCGCAGCGGTCGGCGGCCGAGGCGCTCGCCGAACTCCGGCGCCCCTTCCCGGTGGTGGCCGTGGGGACCGGGTCCGGCGCCGAGATCCCCAGCGTCAACGTGGACCAGCAGCTGGGCGCCCGGCTGGCCACCGGTCATCTGCTGGCCGCCGGCCACCGCACGGTCTGGCATCTCGCCGGGCCCGAGGACTGGCAGGAGGCGGTCGACCGGACCGTCGGCTGGCGGGCGGCCCTCGAAGCGGCGGGCATCGAGCCGCCGGTGCCGCTGCGGGGGGACTGGAGTCCGCTGTCGGGCTACCGTGCGGGCCAGGAACTGGCCGGCTGGGTGGGCCGTGGACTGACCGCCGTCTTCGTCGCCAACGACCAGATGGCACTGGGGGTGTTGCGGGCGCTGCGCGAAGCGGGCGTGCGCACCCCCGAGGACGTCGCGGTGGTCGGCTTCGACGACATCCCGGAATCGGAGTTCTTCGCCCCGCCGCTCACGACCGTCCGGCAGGATTTCGCGGCGGTGGGCAAGCGGAGCATCTCCTTGCTGCTGGATCTGATCGAGGGCCGGTCCACCTCCGGCGCCCAGGGGGTCTTCATCGAACCCCAGCTCGTCGTCCGTGCCAGCACGTTTCCGCACGTGCCTCCACCGGCGGACGGTTCCGACTGA
- a CDS encoding mandelate racemase/muconate lactonizing enzyme family protein encodes MRITGISTHVVGTPWRNLTYVQVHTDEGLTGVGETRMLGHTDALLGYLHEAEANHILGSDPFAVEDLTRRMKYGDYGRAGEIVMSGIAVIEMACWDIKGKALGVPVWQLLGGKVTDKVKAYANGWYTTERTPEAYHKAAQGVMERGYRALKIDPFGTGHFELDHEQSLYAVSLIEAVRDAIGPDAELMLEMHGRFSPSTAVRLAKDLAPFKPAWLEEPCPPENLKALEKVAAKVDIPVATGERIHDRIEFRELFESQAVDIIQPDVGHIGGIWETRKLAATAETHYMLVAPHNVGGPVLTAASLQVGFTSPNFKILEHFNDFADAEIKKVVKGAPQVVDGYFHLSDAPGLGVELDVDAAAEFPQQQARFDLWAEGWEQRKPKGTQQ; translated from the coding sequence GTGCGTATCACCGGAATCAGCACGCATGTGGTCGGAACGCCATGGCGCAACCTGACCTACGTCCAGGTGCACACGGACGAGGGGCTCACCGGCGTCGGCGAGACGCGCATGCTGGGCCACACCGACGCACTGCTCGGCTATCTGCACGAGGCGGAGGCCAACCACATTCTCGGGTCGGACCCGTTCGCCGTGGAAGACCTGACCCGTCGCATGAAGTACGGCGACTACGGACGGGCCGGCGAGATCGTGATGTCCGGCATCGCGGTGATCGAGATGGCCTGCTGGGACATCAAGGGCAAGGCACTCGGCGTACCGGTGTGGCAGCTGCTCGGCGGCAAGGTCACCGACAAGGTCAAGGCGTACGCCAACGGCTGGTACACCACCGAGCGGACGCCCGAGGCGTACCACAAGGCCGCCCAGGGGGTCATGGAGCGCGGGTACCGGGCGCTCAAGATCGACCCCTTCGGCACCGGGCACTTCGAGCTCGACCACGAGCAGTCCCTGTACGCCGTCTCCCTCATCGAGGCCGTGCGGGACGCCATCGGGCCGGACGCCGAGCTGATGCTGGAGATGCACGGCCGCTTCTCCCCCTCCACCGCCGTACGGCTGGCCAAGGACCTCGCTCCCTTCAAGCCCGCCTGGCTGGAGGAGCCGTGCCCGCCCGAGAACCTCAAGGCACTGGAGAAGGTCGCCGCCAAGGTCGACATCCCGGTCGCCACCGGTGAGCGGATCCACGACCGCATCGAGTTCCGCGAGCTCTTCGAGAGCCAGGCCGTGGACATCATCCAGCCCGACGTCGGCCACATCGGCGGTATCTGGGAGACCCGGAAGCTGGCCGCGACCGCCGAGACCCACTACATGCTCGTGGCACCCCACAACGTGGGCGGACCGGTCCTGACCGCCGCCTCTCTCCAGGTCGGCTTCACCTCGCCGAACTTCAAGATCCTGGAACACTTCAACGACTTCGCCGACGCCGAGATCAAGAAGGTCGTCAAGGGCGCCCCGCAGGTCGTGGACGGGTACTTCCACCTCTCCGACGCCCCCGGCCTCGGAGTCGAGCTGGACGTCGACGCCGCCGCCGAGTTCCCGCAGCAGCAGGCCCGGTTCGACCTGTGGGCCGAGGGCTGGGAGCAGCGCAAGCCGAAGGGCACCCAGCAGTGA
- a CDS encoding zinc-dependent alcohol dehydrogenase gives MTTAVVVEAPGEHRLVGHTPREPASGEALVRVHAVGICGSDREVYQGNRPEGYVRYPLTPGHEWSGTVEAVGSGVPASLVGRKVVGEGFRNCQVCDRCHAGETTLCTAGYEETGFTQPGAMATTLTLPARLLHALPDDADLTAAALLEPAACIAAAALKANARPGERVAVVGTGTLGMFAVQFLKASSPSELLVVGTRSDRAELSTTFGATDFRTRGQELPDDFDVVIETAGSASAATTAAALLRRGGRLVLTGIPAPGADGLDPTDLVVRQLEVHTVFGAPPAAWAHTVRVFGAGLLDPVPLVTHELPLDQFSQAIDLVGSGDPKVGKVLLRP, from the coding sequence GTGACCACTGCCGTCGTCGTCGAGGCGCCCGGCGAGCACAGGCTGGTCGGGCACACCCCCCGTGAGCCCGCCTCCGGGGAGGCGCTCGTCCGCGTCCACGCCGTCGGGATCTGCGGCAGCGACCGCGAGGTCTACCAGGGCAACCGGCCCGAGGGGTACGTCCGTTACCCGCTCACGCCCGGCCACGAGTGGTCCGGCACGGTCGAGGCGGTGGGCTCCGGGGTGCCGGCGTCCCTCGTCGGCCGCAAGGTGGTGGGCGAGGGCTTCAGGAACTGCCAGGTCTGCGACCGCTGCCACGCGGGCGAGACCACGCTGTGCACGGCCGGCTACGAGGAGACGGGCTTCACCCAGCCCGGCGCCATGGCCACCACGCTCACCCTGCCGGCCCGGCTGCTGCACGCCCTCCCGGACGATGCCGACCTGACGGCGGCGGCGCTCCTGGAACCCGCGGCCTGCATCGCCGCCGCCGCGCTCAAGGCGAACGCGCGGCCCGGCGAGCGGGTCGCCGTGGTGGGCACGGGCACGCTCGGGATGTTCGCCGTCCAGTTCCTGAAGGCGAGCTCGCCCTCGGAGCTGCTGGTGGTGGGCACCCGCTCCGACCGCGCGGAGCTCTCCACGACCTTCGGCGCCACCGACTTCCGCACCAGGGGCCAGGAGCTGCCGGACGACTTCGACGTCGTCATCGAGACCGCCGGATCGGCGTCCGCAGCCACCACCGCCGCCGCCCTGCTCAGACGCGGCGGCCGGCTCGTCCTCACCGGCATCCCGGCCCCGGGCGCCGACGGACTCGACCCCACCGATCTCGTCGTACGGCAGCTGGAGGTGCACACCGTGTTCGGGGCGCCGCCCGCGGCCTGGGCGCACACGGTGCGGGTCTTCGGGGCCGGGCTGCTCGATCCGGTGCCGCTCGTCACACACGAGCTGCCGCTGGACCAGTTCTCGCAGGCCATCGACCTGGTGGGGTCCGGCGACCCGAAGGTCGGGAAGGTCCTCCTGCGGCCGTGA